The nucleotide window GAACATTCTCCCTAATGTTGATACAGACCCCATTTTCTGACCAGGCCTCAATAGAGGGTCTTACAGAGCCAGTCTTTATTGAGGTCTTCCTCTGGGGAGGAGCCTCAGAGAAATGTCACATAGGCCATTCCATTGCCACTCTGGAACCTGTGGCCACTGCTGGGATCACGAGAAGCATTAGAGAACTTGTGCCTAAGGAAATTTTACAAAGTCATAAAGGATCATTTCACACTGTAAGAGTCAGTCTGATGAAAGGGAGGCTGACCAGGGCAGGAGATGAGATAACTAGCAGATCTCTGCCCAATGACCCTCCTTCCTGTAGGTCTAGCCTGACAGTTTAGTGTCATTTGGTCCTCAGCACCTGAAGGAGGCAGCCAAAGTTAATCAGTTTCAACTATACAAGGTCCTACAGCAAGGGGAGGGGACCCTCAAACCCAAGTCTAAAACAGCTTGGGCTAGTAGAAGAAACACtgagttggagtcaggaattccTGACCAGATTCTGTTTCTAGCTTATAGGTAGTGTGACCCTGAGGAGGGAACTCAATCCCTTTGGGCACTGAtgtctgcatctgtaaaatggggacagttcTGTAGTGCCTTCTTGGAAGGGTGACACTTGAGAGAAGGACATTCTTATACctcactttgcaaactttaaaactttaaaggGAAGGTTTCATGGATGCTAGACTTTAAACCAAGACTTCAAAGTTTTGGCAGGGTTTGCAGAGGTGGAGAAAGGCATTCAAGAGGAGGCTTGGTGTGGACTTACCTGGGCCCTGAGGTCTCAGACCAGAGGTTTGGGAAAAATCTGGGCCAACAGCTGTGAGAGGAGTCCCCCGTGTGCCAGCTGGTGCTTGCCAGTGTCCCTGCCTGGCCATGTGTATCAGCTCCTCCCTAGAGGGCAGAACGTCTCTAGCTTTGGTTTCATAtccacagtgcctggaacaccaTGGGTTTTTTAATTTATCCACTTCCCTGTCATAGagtccttggcttccttcagagCTCCACTCAGGTGCTTCTTTAAGGGAAATGTGTCCTGAAGCGCTCCTGCCTCCAGACATTCCTCCTTCTAGAGTTAGGACTTCATTTTCTCTGTGTGGGTTGTCTTCCTCCTCTGGGAGaccttatttttgcttttgtattcctagcaccttGGACAGCACTTGGCATAAAGTAAATGGTTGTGAAATAGTGGTTGAGACAGGCCCAGGAGCCTCACAAGCCTCTGCTCTGGTCAGACTGGATCAGAAGTAGGTATGGGGCTTAGGCCTGGGCCATGTTTTATAAGAGATACTGATAAtcagcttttattaagcaccttctctgtGCAAGAGACTGGGTATTTTGTATttccctgggaatacaaaggaccCAAATGAGAAACCTTGTCCTTATAGAGCTGTTTCAtagttcaatcatttcaatcctgtctgactctctgtgacccaatttggggttttcttggcagagatcctgaagtgatttgtcatttctttctccaactcattttatagatgaggaaattgaggcaagtggggttaagtgacttgcctaggctcataaagctagaaaatatctgtaaCCAGAatggtcttccagactccaggcctggcattctctgCATTCtggcaccacctaactgccccaaagaACATATTTGGCTCTATAGAAAGGAAGTGGCATATTACACACATCAGTAAATACAAACTCTACAATAATAAGAGCTAATGTTACTTTGGCACTTTAAGgtctacaaaatgctttatagatattatctcatttggtcctctaccaccctgtaaggtaggtgttattatcctgattttacagatgaggaacctgaggctgagaaaggttcaGGGACTCTccaggtcacaaaactagtaagtagcTGGGAaagtttgaacttgggtctttctcaGTTCAAGGCCAGCACtctgtctatccactgtgccacttagctgcaaGGGAATTTGGGGGTAAAGGGCCTATGGGGGTGAGTCGGACCAGGCCCCATAtttgaacaattttgaaagaagagTGCTCAGAATGATGAaaaggcctttttaaaaaattgttaaagggtttagaatcaatactgggtattggttccaaggcagaagggcaataagagccaggcaattgggggttaaactaggaagtgtctgaggccagatttgaacccaggacctcctgtctccaggcctggcttaaaatccactaagccacttagctgcccctggtGAAGGGTCTTGAATTCATTTCATAGAATTGGATGAGCTGAGCATATTTAGTATTTAGCCATAAGAGGACTTTGGGGAGATGTGATTGACAATTGTCTTCAAACATTTGGAAATTTAGAATGGCTAGAAGTTGCAAAGATGTCAATTTAGGCTTGACATCAGGAAGAACTTCCTGATCCTGAGAGCTGACCCATAGTGGCCTGGACTTCCAGGAATTGGAGGGCTTCCTGACATTTAGGGTCTTAAGCCAAAACTGAAGATTCTTGTTCAGATCCAGGTTGGACAGAATGACCTCAGGGATGTTCTGATTTTGTTTATGTACCTGGGCTGAGTGTGGGAACCAAGGCCTGTACCAGCCCTTGTCTCTTTGCTTCCCTGCCTGCCTGGAGCATGCCCTGGCACTTGGCTAATTCTTACTCTATTTCTAGTCATCCTTGGACCTAGAGATTCAGCCCAATTCCTAAAAAGTGTTGGAGTGGAGCTTGGCTTCTTATCTAGGCCCCTATTCTGTAGCTCAGAAGCTCACTCTGATTTAGAAATGTCAGGGTAAGATGTGGGCTGTGCCAGGCCGGGATAGTTTAAACCTGGGGATGGCAAGAGCTGGGCAGAATCCTGGGCTTGGTGGTAGCCAGGGTGCTGAGAGCTTCTGTGAAGTGCTCTCCCAGCTACAACGTGGGTTTTCTTGGGGTGAGCAGGAGTAGGGGAACAAGCCAAAGGCTAGCCAACCCAGGCAATCACCGTTCCACCTCCTTACACAGTTCTGTCCTGGGCTCTCCTGGTTACAGACAGGGTGAAGTGCCCTGTTTGATAATGCTGGGATCCAGGAGGAGAGCATGTTCTCGATATTCCCTCCTGGTGCAAAACagctccccttcttctccctggCCTCGTGCTCCGCTCAtactccctttcttttctcctcctcctcctcccatggTGGTGTCAGTGCAGCAGTTGCTGGAAGATGGGGTTGATCCGTGCACAGCAGATGACAAAGGCCGAACAGCTCTACACTTTGCATCCTGTAACGGCAATGACCAGATTGGTGAGTGTCAGGGATGGAGCAGGAATGGTAAAAAGGTCTGGTAGgggatgagaaggaagaggaggagacgGAGGAGGGGGTAGGACTTGGTGCTTCTGCACTTTGCGTGGGTGAGTAGGTGGAGATGGATACAAAATCTGGGTCTCCTCATTCCCAGGTTGGGGCAGTATCTGCTCTGAAATGCTTCTTAAAGTTGGGATATGCTGTGAATTGGAAACATTAACTTAATCCATGAGCTCTTGTTTGTCCAGGGGTCTTtgtaggcaagtcccttaactcctcTGGGCCTCATTTCCCTCTTCTATGAACTGAATGGATTAGACTTAAGGGATGGTTGAGGTTTCTTCCCACTGGGTTAGCTGTGACAGTCATTCTCTCCAGCTATACTCTTCTATCCCCACACattagagagaagaggaggaggaggatgtcaAAAGCAGTTTGTTGAGCACATGGCAGAAAAAGCTTCCCATACCTAGAATTAAGGATGTATTCAGATTCTTGAAGCTGCTGGCCTCAGCCTAGCTCAGTCTACCCCCAGACTCTACCTTGGGGTTCCAAATGCCTGGTTAGCTCCATCACTGGTATCATAACCCTGTGCTTCTCTGAGGAAGGGCTCAAACCTTCTTCTCCATCTTCAAGTTTCTCCCTTGACACTCAGCAGACATGCTAGACTGCTTTATGCTCCATTCAGatacttttttccccttggtaaacccttaccttctatcttagaatctgttctgtatattggttccaaggcaggagagcaataagggctaggcagtgggggttaagtgacttgcccagggtcacacagctaggaagtgtctgaggccagatttgaacctaggaccttccatctctatgcctggctctcaatctactgagcgtCCTGGCTGTCCCCTTAAAGTATTTTCAGACCTGTGATCCCAGTTTATTTTCAGGACACCATCAGAGAGATAGCACAAATACTGCAtgatttcttcccctctctcccccatttACATGTTAAgtgctgttttcatttttgataagtGCTTATAAGCATATTAAACAGATAAGAATTCCACTTAATTCCATACCTGCACATTCTACAGTTGACCTGTATCCCTATATTTCTCGTTTCCTTGGGCACCAGAGAGAGCCAGAACCATCCTTTTGTCCTCAGGATGACCCTTAGCCAGGTCCTTCCTTTACCCAAAGCCTTTTCTATGTCAGCTGCTTTTAAACAGTTGTCTCTGAATATCCCACATGCCTCCCTGGGGGCCCCTTTGTGTTCCCTGATCTCTAGTGAGCACAGAGGGTTCCTTTCATTTAGGAGTTGAATGAAGGCAGGAGAAATTGGGAGACTTGGATCCCTGGACTCTCTCTgaccccccctccccgccccccttTTAGGCACAGATACTGGGTAGCTCCAGTTGCTTCTGGAATTGGGATTTGGGAAATCTCTGCCTGACTGAGGAGAGAAAAATGAGCTGGATTAGATGATGGTAGGTAGCtgttgagctggaagggatctcagagggtTCAAGCCCCtcttttataattgagaaaacaggcttagagagaggaagagactttTTAGAGGTCACAGAGCTGAGATTAGAACTTGGATCCGTCAGCACTAATGCACTCCAGAAAGTGGACATCCTTGTCCCTGAAGagtggagtgggaggagggagggcaggAGGCAGGAGGGGCTCAGCTCCTTGAGCCTTCTTTGGGGCTTCCTCATTGTAGTGCAGCTGCTCCTGGACCACGGGGCTGATCCAAACCAGAGAGATGGGCTGGGGAACACTCCTCTGCATTTGGGTACGTACCAGTATCAGGGGACTGGGGGGTGGGGCCTATAGCCTGAGGTTCTTTGGCTTTGAGAGGCCACCATGTCTGCCTTTATCATGGCTCCTGATCTCTCTGGGTGATGCCCAGGCTCACTGGTGGCTCCTCTGAGCCCTGACAAAAAGGGCCCTGAGGAGATGAGCATTCCCATACCTTCAGATTCTGCTCCTGGTATAGAGAAGAATAACTCCCTCTCTCTCAGCCCCAGCTCTAGTCAACATCTTCAGTGAAGAAAGCCACTGAGCTTCTCCTGCTCAAAGAGTTAGCTCTATATCCCCAGTTAATCATTAATCCATGAAGTTTCTGAGTGGCAAGACAAGAGTGATCAAAGACCCAGTCCTTATAGGTAGTAtgcaagattaaaattaatatctaataactccaagtattatattttataagatttattaacaatcatttgaagtagaagaaataaagaacaaaagtataacaaaacctgagtaaaaccacatgagaaaaattctcctgcctggcataaagccaGCTTTCACCAGCCTCGATcgggaaaagagagagtgagggtggagctacacaaaGCTTATATATTCCCTACATGAGCACATGacgtgagaaggaaaatggaatgctgggagagagagtcctggggttcAAAATTATAATTGGATAGGTGGGGCCTCAGATAGGTTCATGTACCCAGAAAGATGAGGCCTCTGCCACCCTaacatctagaccagtgatggcgagCCTTTTAGAGGTCTAGGCCCTGCATCCCTCCAGACCCAGTGCCAAGCATGCCCTgcccactcccctctccctccctcctccgcCCCTCCACCTTatcccacacagaggagggagaaagcgttctcattgggctgctgggcagaggggcgggtgatgggcatggtggagagggggaggggagcagatcCGCCCGagtcctctgcctttctagtaaggaactctgtcGGGACACAGCACGCGTGCCCACCGAGAGCcctctttggcacccatgccgcAGATTCACCTTCACTGGTCTAGACCACTCGGGGGTTTCCTGACACATCCCATGTCTGCCTTTACAGCTGCCTGCACTAACCATGTTCCTGTCATCACCACGCTGCTCCGAGGAGGTAAAGTGTTTTCAAGCCTACCtgactcttcttcctcttccaccaGTACCTCTCAGCTCCCTCAcctgctctctctcttcccttccttcttccctaggGGCCCGGGTGGATGCCCTAGACCGAGCTGGCAGGACCCCCTTGCACCTTGCCAAGTCAAAGCTGAATATTCTGCAGGAGGGGCACTCTCAGTGCTTGGAGGCTGTCCGGCTGGAGGTGAAGCAGGTGAGGGAGGCACTTGGACCCATATTGTGTGCTCCTGACTTAGGGCTGGCCTGGAACCATGAAGGCTCATGGTGGAGAATGAAGTGTTATGAGAAATGCCAGGGAATCCGCTAATGGGGTGCTCTTACTGCCACTGGGGTCAGTCACCACCACACCAAGAAAGATTCAGGGCTTCAGCATAGATCCAGAGGCCTCCAGACACTCTGGGCTCCCATCAGAGGGTCCACAAGATGATACGGGGAAGACAAGAAACTATTTGGGGGTCTTATATCTTTCCATGAGAGGCAGGTTCTCACCCATAATGCAAGGAGAAGAGAAGCCCGGCTTGGCCTCTAGAAATCAGCTAAGGAGAGTTTGCAGTGGCCTgtggagaggaaggggaaagggggctAAGGAAGGGAGCCAGAGTTTGGGTGTGGACATGAGTGAACAGAGGGAGGGGATTGCGAGGGAAGTGCCCCCCTCACCAGTCCCTCTCTCACTTGTCTGGCTCCTTGTCTTGGATAAAGACAAATGACAGTCCACAGGAGAGGCCCCGGCCAGCCCGATGGTTGTTCTGGACTCCCAATAAGAGAGAGCTAAGGGGAGATGGAGAAGAACCAATACAATAAAGTATGGTGTCACAAGGCAATGTCCTTAAAatgaaccaggcctagagataggaggtcttgtgttcaaatttgacctcagacactccctagccatgtgaccctgggtaagccactgaaccccccattgcctagcccttatccctcttctgtcttgaaaccaatacttaatatctgttctaagacaaggtaaagttaaaaaaataaaatgactgtgAACTAAAGtgtaaaaactaaaaactaaactAAAGTCTGGTTTGTGGCTCAAGGGCTGAGAGGcaggagacccaagttcaaatcaagACTCAGAAACTGACTAGGTCAGTCACATTtcacccctgcctcagtttccccaattagaAAACAGATAATAATAGTCCCTCCCTCCTAGGGTAGTTATGAAGATCAGAgtacttaacttctgtcttagaattgatattaagtatctgttataaagcaaaagagcagtaagggcttggcagcaggggttaaatgactagcaGTCACACAACTGGgggtatctgaggtaagatttgaattcaggacctcctgtctctaggcctggttctcagtttaGTTAGCTATCTAACTGTCCCCCCAGGTTTCTCTTCTGTGCTCTGTCATCTCTTTGGGCCAATGGCAAGACTCTTCTGTtgtcccttttcccctctttccgATGGAGAGGCTTTTCCCCAACTCTGAGAGGTGGCTTCTGCCCACTCTGCAGCCTTCTGCAGCTTGCCCCCTGCCCCCTGCCCTCCTGTCATTGTAGATAATTCAGATGCTCAGAGAGTACTTGGAACGCCTGGGCCAGCATGAGCAACGGGATCGTCTGGATGACCTTTGTAGCCGTCTCCAAATGACAAGCACCAAAGAGCAGGTAAGGTGGGCACAGGGTGGAAGCTAGGCTCTTGTCACTGCCCCATGCAGTCCTGTAGGCACAAGGCTGCCAGAAACAGCCCTGGATTTAGCACTATTCTGTAGTCAAGCACTTTGGGCTTAGAGAGAAAAATGTCCAGACTGGCTCTGTACAGTCCCTCCTGTGTGTGCCCTTAGACAGATGGTTTGGGTTTTTGCTAACATGTAGAGGAAAAGTCAGGCTCTGTTAAAACACAgtttgaaggggcagctgggtggctcagtggcttgagagccaggcccagagatggggtattctgggttcaaacctgtactcagacacttcctagctgtgggaccctgggcaagtctcttgacctccattgcctagcccttaccagtcttctctcttagaaccaatacacagtatt belongs to Gracilinanus agilis isolate LMUSP501 chromosome 5, AgileGrace, whole genome shotgun sequence and includes:
- the ANKRD54 gene encoding ankyrin repeat domain-containing protein 54, which produces MAAPGGGPGLGAGAEAWEARAEGGAGPEGSFSFGGFAAVLGGLGPAAQTPASAPLRLLHELWQRDPGPNPGDERSGKLRPSRLRRAARPHRRLGPTGREVHALKRLREAANANDLETVQQLLEDGVDPCTADDKGRTALHFASCNGNDQIVQLLLDHGADPNQRDGLGNTPLHLAACTNHVPVITTLLRGGARVDALDRAGRTPLHLAKSKLNILQEGHSQCLEAVRLEVKQIIQMLREYLERLGQHEQRDRLDDLCSRLQMTSTKEQVDEVTDLLASFTSLSLQMQKLEKR